A genomic segment from Streptomyces sp. NBC_00654 encodes:
- a CDS encoding IS110 family transposase has protein sequence MDNNEQHRSGHVVIGVDTHKHVHVAAVMDTIGGILATLTIPTDTGGFQQLLDWAGSYGRILAFGIEGTGSYGATLASFLRRAGHKVVEAGRPDRRLRRMNGKSDTLDAENAARAVLAGFATATPKSADGEAEMIRQLKIAHDQAVEQRSAAMVTMKAMLVHAPDLLRNETAGKTQIALARRLAGLRPRQLEGPEDALRHALRTLAKRWQYLDAEARELTKMIAELVHRAAPQLLEPFGIGVDTAAEILVVAGDNPERIKSEAALAKLAGIAPVPTGSGMTSGRHRINHGGHRQLNAAIYRTVIVRMRFHQPTIDYVTRRTAEGKTKREIIRCLKRYVIREVYHLIRPAPRTVPTAS, from the coding sequence GTGGACAACAACGAGCAGCACAGGTCCGGGCACGTCGTGATCGGCGTCGACACACACAAGCATGTGCACGTCGCTGCAGTGATGGACACGATCGGCGGGATCCTGGCGACCTTGACGATCCCCACCGACACCGGCGGATTTCAGCAACTCCTGGACTGGGCAGGCTCATACGGCAGGATTCTGGCCTTCGGAATCGAGGGTACCGGCTCCTACGGCGCCACCCTGGCCTCGTTCCTTCGACGGGCCGGGCACAAGGTGGTCGAGGCCGGCCGCCCGGACCGGCGGCTGCGACGGATGAACGGCAAGTCCGACACCCTGGACGCCGAGAACGCCGCCCGAGCCGTCCTGGCAGGGTTCGCGACGGCCACGCCCAAGAGCGCCGACGGTGAAGCCGAGATGATCCGGCAGCTCAAGATCGCCCATGACCAGGCCGTCGAACAGCGCTCAGCGGCGATGGTCACCATGAAAGCGATGCTTGTCCACGCTCCTGATCTCTTGCGCAACGAGACCGCGGGCAAAACTCAAATCGCTCTGGCCCGGCGCCTGGCGGGCCTGCGTCCTCGACAGCTGGAGGGCCCCGAGGACGCACTGCGTCACGCCCTTCGAACACTGGCCAAACGGTGGCAGTACCTCGACGCCGAGGCCAGGGAACTGACGAAAATGATCGCTGAGCTGGTCCACCGTGCCGCCCCGCAACTACTCGAACCATTCGGCATCGGTGTGGACACCGCCGCGGAGATCCTCGTCGTGGCCGGCGACAACCCCGAACGCATCAAGTCCGAAGCCGCCCTCGCCAAGCTTGCGGGCATCGCTCCTGTGCCCACCGGCTCCGGCATGACCAGCGGCAGGCACCGCATCAACCACGGCGGCCACCGCCAGCTCAACGCCGCGATCTACCGCACCGTCATCGTCCGCATGCGATTCCACCAACCGACGATCGACTACGTTACCCGCCGCACCGCCGAGGGCAAGACGAAACGCGAGATCATCCGCTGCCTCAAACGCTACGTCATCCGCGAGGTCTACCACCTGATCCGACCCGCACCACGGACCGTCCCCACAGCGAGTTGA